A genomic region of Zygotorulaspora mrakii chromosome 7, complete sequence contains the following coding sequences:
- the VID27 gene encoding Vid27p (similar to Saccharomyces cerevisiae VID27 (YNL212W); ancestral locus Anc_2.35): MNILKKFMESSQKQELMMLSSGQFLLLRSEKSPKSSVECIYNDATLSIREVGQYAFELLVKKNADEAEVFNGDGSDDYSDDAVSILSTQSKKKEEEWAFPITEEIGLHKEWSKQGDMAFVWENTIGDETDEKVQFITTPDMSLNDIDKFLDIVYRCEYEAEYKETASNATQKELDVIAARSEKFKQETGGDSEEFVEKLQALKVDDSSSDERDSDDFEDAKESPEDSKMMKKGNSKNPIRAPKGKQLFMMVCKLSLFDPVQEQFCLQDEKVRAAVIETGKYEYWLTIEGNSSRLGTDIVPNINPTFNFEESAFIFNYDMGGVTLSYMLQFANKMDCRSCQIIISKCLWMSLNKKSWDKVPIDERNYILHFSTAVERDLDAIISDNDSKQEESSEEEPSDEEENHEYSKSILSSESFKETAQQRTSSAGNRSLTVAYKNNRSYVVRDDKIGIFKTDEEDIDFVATIKDLSDLQGKRIDPINPMLYMEDRSLIVQDSGNSKKIFKMDIERGKVIEEWGTGDRNVIKVGPTKKFDQLTEEQTVLAISENGLFQIDPRLNSKDKVALEKSKEYATKCNFSSIGTTGSGYIAVGSEKGDIRLYDRLGIRAKTAIPSLGKPIKHIIVSANGRWLLCTCDTSLLLIDLTIKTGKNADSLGFLKSFPKDENVKTYILNISPEHASYIVTSTKKPIKFTKASFNIGLGEEEQTIVTSSGPFSVSWSLKKILKGDRKPYIMKRYDANVIENNFEFGTDKNIIVALKDDVAVTKIKSFQSPNKKLMASDLSFFLKDEADEEK; this comes from the coding sequence ATGAATAttttaaagaaattcaTGGAATCTAGCCAAAAGCAGGAGCTGATGATGCTTTCCTCGGGACAATTTCTCTTGTTACGTTCAGAAAAGTCACCCAAATCATCAGTCGAGTGCATCTATAATGACGCGACATTGAGTATTCGAGAAGTCGGTCAATATGCATTTGAATTGCTGGTGAAGAAGAATGCTGATGAAGCCGAAGTTTTCAATGGAGATGGCTCAGATGACTACTCTGATGATGCAGTAAGCATTCTTTCGACGCAAtccaagaagaaagaagaagaatgGGCATTTCCGATAACAGAAGAAATTGGTCTTCATAAAGAATGGAGTAAACAAGGGGATATGGCGTTTGTCTGGGAAAATACCATTGGAGACGAGACAGatgaaaaagttcaatttATCACTACACCCGATATGTCATtgaatgatattgataaatttttggacATCGTGTATCGTTGTGAATATGAGGCGGAATACAAAGAAACCGCATCCAACGCCACTCAGAAGGAGTTGGATGTAATTGCTGCAAGATCTgagaaattcaaacaaGAAACGGGGGGTGACTCTGAAGAGTTTGTAGAAAAACTGCAGGCCTTGAAAGTGGATGATTCATCTTCCGATGAGAGAGATtctgatgattttgaagatgcaAAAGAGAGTCCAGAAGATAgcaaaatgatgaagaaaggAAACAGTAAGAATCCAATTAGGGCTCCAAAAGGAAAACAGTTGTTTATGATGGTTTGCAAACTGTCACTTTTCGATCCTGTACAAGAGCAGTTTTGCCTTCAAGATGAAAAAGTCAGAGCGGCTGTCATTGAGACTGGAAAATACGAATATTGGTTAACTATTGAGGGAAATTCAAGTAGGCTGGGAACGGATATAGTACCAAATATAAATCCCACATTTaactttgaagaatctGCCTTTATTTTCAACTATGACATGGGCGGTGTAACGTTATCATATATGCTGCAATTCGCTAATAAGATGGACTGTCGGAGCTGTCAAATTATTATCTCAAAGTGTCTGTGGATGTCActgaataaaaaatcttggGACAAAGTCCCGATTGATGAGAGAAACTACATTCTGCACTTTTCAACCGCGGTAGAAAGAGACTTGGATGCAATTATCTCAGATAACGATAGCAAGCAAGAAGAATCGTCCGAAGAGGAACCATCAGATGAAGAGGAGAATCatgaatattcaaaaagcatTCTCTCTTCAGAGAGTTTTAAGGAGACGGCTCAACAGAGGACATCATCTGCTGGAAACAGATCGCTTACTGTTGCTTACAAGAATAACAGATCTTACGTGGTAAGGGATGACAAGATCGGTATTTTCAAAACggatgaagaagacatTGATTTTGTCGCAACAATAAAAGATCTATCCGATTTACAAGGAAAAAGGATAGATCCCATCAATCCTATGCTTTATATGGAAGATAGAAGTTTGATTGTTCAAGACTCGGGTAATAGCAAgaagattttcaagatgGACATAGAAAGAGGCAAGGTCATAGAAGAGTGGGGTACTGGCGACAGAAATGTAATAAAAGTTGGTCCCACGAAAAAGTTTGATCAACTAACTGAGGAGCAAACTGTTTTAGCTATTTCGGAAAATGGGCTATTTCAGATTGACCCAAGACTCAATAGCAAGGATAAGGTGGCTCTAGAGAAATCCAAAGAGTATGCAACGAAATGTAACTTTAGCTCCATTGGAACAACTGGAAGTGGATATATTGCCGTTGGTTCCGAGAAGGGTGACATTAGATTATATGATAGACTTGGTATAAGGGCCAAGACTGCCATTCCATCCCTTGGAAAGCCAATTAAACATATCATCGTTTCAGCAAATGGAAGATGGCTATTGTGCACATGTGACACATCGCTTTTGCTGATAGACTTGACCATCAAGACAGGTAAGAATGCCGATAGTCTaggatttttgaaatcttttcCTAAAGATGAGAATGTAAAAACGTACATTCTTAACATCAGCCCCGAGCATGCCAGTTACATAGTAACGTCTACCAAAAAACCAATCAAGTTTACAAAGGCCTCATTCAATATAGGTCTTGGCGAAGAAGAACAAACGATTGTTACATCAAGTGGACCATTTTCCGTATCTTGGTCACTAAAAAAGATTCTGAAGGGCGACAGAAAACCTTACATCATGAAAAGATATGATGCAAatgtcattgaaaataatttcGAATTTGGCACTGATAAGAACATTATTGTTGCCTTGAAAGATGACGTTGCTGTGACCAAAATAAAGTCCTTCCAAAGCCccaataaaaaattgatggCTTCTGACctcagtttttttttgaaagatgaggcggatgaagagaaatga